A region of Lacinutrix sp. Hel_I_90 DNA encodes the following proteins:
- a CDS encoding universal stress protein, which yields MKNILVPVGSSKNAKSHLQYAVDFAEATGAKLYVVQIYNVYTKAGTMIKIDDILERESKEFLERHVAEIDAKDVEIITKTFKGKLIDTLELVCKSLNVDLIILEPRTNSIKDEVFLGKTSGKIIKQTNIPALIVPEGFVFKPINSILMAIKSAIIKKEEALNPLHVLIRDFNAKVNLLVVKTPIYKKEDTIITEALKAIITSSRETENATTYQGVLEHYKEFNPDLLCVVRRKRGFFSKLWEKNIVLKKDFHITSFPVLVLSGLK from the coding sequence ATGAAAAACATTCTTGTTCCAGTTGGCTCATCAAAAAACGCAAAAAGTCATTTACAATATGCTGTAGATTTCGCCGAAGCTACAGGTGCAAAGTTATATGTTGTGCAGATTTACAATGTATATACTAAGGCAGGAACAATGATAAAAATAGATGATATACTTGAGCGCGAAAGCAAAGAATTTTTAGAGCGTCATGTAGCAGAGATAGATGCTAAAGATGTAGAAATTATTACCAAAACCTTTAAAGGGAAATTAATAGACACCTTAGAATTGGTTTGTAAATCACTTAATGTTGATTTAATAATTTTAGAACCTAGAACCAATTCAATAAAAGATGAAGTGTTTTTAGGAAAAACCTCTGGAAAAATTATAAAACAGACCAATATTCCGGCATTAATAGTACCTGAAGGCTTTGTTTTTAAGCCCATTAATTCTATTTTAATGGCTATTAAATCGGCTATTATTAAAAAAGAAGAGGCATTAAACCCATTGCATGTATTGATTAGAGATTTTAACGCTAAGGTAAATTTGCTGGTGGTTAAAACGCCAATCTATAAAAAGGAAGATACAATAATAACGGAAGCTCTAAAAGCAATTATTACGTCATCAAGAGAGACCGAAAACGCGACAACCTATCAAGGGGTATTGGAGCATTATAAAGAGTTTAATCCTGATTTACTTTGTGTCGTAAGACGTAAACGTGGTTTTTTCAGTAAGCTTTGGGAAAAGAATATCGTCTTAAAAAAAGATTTTCATATTACTAGCTTTCCCGTTTTAGTATTAAGCGGATTAAAATAA